In Musa acuminata AAA Group cultivar baxijiao chromosome BXJ2-3, Cavendish_Baxijiao_AAA, whole genome shotgun sequence, the following proteins share a genomic window:
- the LOC103978567 gene encoding annexin D4, with product MAEEHEALTSAFSGLGVDESSLLTVITKWRKQPEKRRGFRSSSPFFKPHGSFERCEDDFVRSLKVEFARFKNVTVLWAMHPWERDARWIHHVLHKAHPFNIIVEIACTRSSDELLGARKAYHALFHHSIEEDVAYRVKENYCSLLVGLVSAYRYEGSRVDEDIAKSEAKALGHAIKNAGTKDPVEDYEVIRILTTRSKTHLKETFRHYSGIYGKSIEQDFADESCLGETVRCLGSSASYFSKVIDKAFGEEADKNAKDALTRVVVSRSDVDMEEIKAVYEKQYKAKLEDKIVKNTRGNYRDALLSLVGM from the exons ATGGCCGAAGAGCATGAGGCCCTCACCAGTGCTTTCTCAG GCCTTGGTGTTGATGAGAGCTCGTTGCTGACGGTGATCACGAAATGGCGCAAGCAGCCGGAGAAGCGGCGAGGCTTCAGGAGCTCTTCTCCCTTCTTCAAGCCACACGGCAGCTTCGAGCGCTGCGAGGATGATTTCGTTCGCAGCCTGAAGGTCGAATTTGCACGCTTTAAG AACGTAACGGTGCTATGGGCAATGCATCCATGGGAAAGAGACGCACGTTGGATCCACCATGTGCTCCACAAGGCCCATCCATTCAACATCATAGTTGAGATCGCCTGCACTCGCTCATCGGACGAGCTGCTCGGAGCAAGGAAGGCCTACCATGCTCTCTTCCACCATTCCATAGAGGAAGATGTTGCCTACCGCGTCAAGGAAAACTACTGCAGC TTGCTGGTCGGACTGGTAAGCGCATACAGGTACGAAGGATCTCGAGTGGACGAAGATATCGCCAAATCTGAGGCCAAGGCGCTCGGACATGCAATCAAGAATGCCGGCACAAAGGACCCCGTAGAGGATTACGAGGTCATTAGGATACTGACCACGAGAAGCAAAACACATCTCAAAGAAACCTTCAGACACTACAGTGGAATATACGGGAAATCGATCGAGCAG GACTTCGCTGATGAATCATGCTTGGGAGAAACCGTTCGATGCTTGGGATCATCCGCTAGCTATTTCAGCAAG GTAATCGACAAGGCTTTCGGAGAAGAAGCAGATAAGAACGCGAAAGACGCTCTTACGAGAGTGGTCGTATCTCGATCGGATGTGGATATGGAAGAGATCAAAGCAGTCTACGAGAAGCAATACAAGGCTAAGCTCGAAGACAAGATCGTGAAGAACACGCGTGGTAATTACCGGGATGCGCTGCTTTCATTAGTTGGAATGTGA
- the LOC103978620 gene encoding phosphatidylinositol 4-phosphate 5-kinase 6-like, whose amino-acid sequence MYKKEKEQQKQQHNIKAWESAVRKAQQLHSHQSGSRRRVCQISPMSVAPADDNFEASSPRGSDGNSAAEEDGKVCHAERLFPGGDSYTGQWSGGVPHGTGKYVWTDGCIYEGEWRRGKTTGRGKFSWPSGATYEGEFKAGFMDGFGTYTGASGDTYRGSWSMNLKHGHGKKFYANGDYYDGEWRSGLQDGHGRYVWSNSAEYVGQWRAGVIHGRGSLIWANGNRYDGGWDNGSPRGNGNFRWPDGSLYVGVWTKENAGIQQKGVYYPSPSASSPTARDPQEAFTADLRGCKISPGDTLSILPSQKTLNWSGTEVSRGSVDNADPGLPPRRLNGRTNTIIGSSDILGGERWSDRIGICKSNGDISFDIVDRGSAASRGDADVKLSLNPRWPPPRAAKRQGETITKGHKNYELMLNLQLGIRHAVGKQGPSHVELKSSAFDPKEKVWTKFPPEGSKHTPPHQSCEFRWKDYCPLVFRTLRRLFKVDAADYMISLCGNDALRELSSPGKSGSFFYLTNDDRYMIKTMKKSEVKVLLRMLPAYYNHVRAFENTLVTKFFGLHCVKVTGASQKKVRFVIMGNLFRSEYSIHRRFDLKGSSHGRMTRKPESEIDEYTTLKDLDLNFIFRLQQSWFQEFQRQVDKDSEFLEQERIMDYSLLVGVHFRSSREMPLPEGGDADIQRESTLRLSRDMDQFLGDQNRRAKIRIGLNTPARAELTVRKSESDSQLIGEPTGEFYDVILFFGIIDILQDYDISKKLEHAYKSIQHDPTSISAVDPKQYSKRFRDFIYRAFTEDA is encoded by the exons ATGTACAAGAAGGAGAAggagcagcagaagcagcagcacaACATTAAGGCTTGGGAGTCGGCCGTCCGCAAAGCGCAGCAACTGCATTCACATCAGTCAGGCAGCCGCCGACGCGTCTGCCAGATCTCCCCCATGTCCGTCGCGCCCGCCGATGACAACTTCGAAGCCAGCTCCCCGCGAGGGAGCGACGGCAACTCGGCGGCAGAGGAGGACGGCAAGGTGTGCCACGCGGAACGCCTCTTCCCTGGTGGCGACTCGTACACCGGTCAGTGGTCCGGCGGCGTCCCGCATGGCACCGGCAAGTACGTGTGGACGGATGGGTGCATTTACGAGGGCGAGTGGCGGCGGGGCAAGACCACCGGCCGCGGCAAGTTCTCGTGGCCCTCCGGTGCCACCTACGAGGGCGAGTTCAAGGCCGGGTTCATGGACGGCTTCGGCACCTACACTGGTGCCTCCGGCGATACCTACCGTGGAAGCTGGTCCATGAACCTGAAGCACGGCCACGGCAAGAAGTTCTATGCCAACGGCGACTATTACGACGGGGAGTGGCGCTCCGGCCTGCAGGATGGCCATGGCCGATACGTCTGGAGCAACAGCGCTGAGTACGTCGGGCAGTGGCGCGCTGGGGTAATCCATGGCCGGGGATCCCTCATCTGGGCCAATGGCAATCGGTACGATGGTGGGTGGGACAATGGATCTCCGAGGGGCAATGGTAACTTCCGATGGCCCGACGGCAGCCTCTATGTCGGGGTGTGGACTAAGGAAAATGCAGGGATCCAACAAAAGGGGGTGTACTACCCATCACCCTCTGCGAGCTCCCCCACTGCCCGAGACCCACAGGAGGCTTTTACAGCTGACCTTCGGGGGTGCAAGATCTCGCCAGGGGACACTCTGTCGATACTTCCCTCTCAGAAGACCCTCAATTGGTCCGGCACGGAGGTGTCACGTGGTTCGGTCGATAATGCTGATCCTGGTTTGCCACCCAGACGGCTGAATGGTAGGACAAATACCATCATTGGATCTAGTGACATTTTGGGAGGAGAGAGGTGGTCCGACCGGATCGGCATTTGTAAGTCCAATGGCGATATCAGTTTTGACATTGTCGATCGAGGTTCAGCGGCATCACGAGGTGACGCAGACGTGAAATTATCGTTGAATCCACGTTGGCCACCTCCAAGGGCTGCAAAGAGGCAAGGGGAAACCATCACAAAAGGGCACAAGAATTATGAACTAATGCTCAATCTCCAGCTTGGGATCAG ACATGCGGTTGGAAAACAAGGTCCATCTCATGTTGAGCTGAAATCATCAGCCTTTGACCCCAAAGAAAAGGTGTGGACAAAGTTCCCTCCTGAAGGATCAAAACATACACCTCCACACCAATCCTGTGAATTCAGATGGAAAGATTACTGCCCTTTGGTGTTCAG GACACTTCGCAGGCTGTTTAAGGTTGATGCAGCTGATTATATGATTTCTCTTTGTGGCAATGATGCTCTACGAGAACTATCATCTCCTGGAAAGAGTGGAAGCTTCTTTTACCTGACCAATGATGACAGATACATGATCAAGACAATGAAGAAGTCTGAAGTAAAA GTCCTTCTGAGGATGCTTCCAGCCTATTATAACCATGTCCGTGCATTTGAGAACACTTTGGTGACCAAGTTTTTTGGTCTTCACTGTGTGAAGGTAACTGGAGCTTCACAGAAGAAG GTCCGTTTCGTTATAATGGGAAACTTGTTCCGCTCTGAGTACTCTATTCATAGGCGCTTTGACCTAAAAGGGTCTTCCCATGGTCGTATGACTAGGAAACCAGAGTCAGAGATTGATGAATATACTACTTTAAAAGATCTTGATCTTAATTTTATATTTCGACTGCAACAGTCTTGGTTTCAAGAGTTCCAAAG GCAAGTTGACAAGGATTCTGAGTTTCTTGAGCAGGAGAGGATCATGGATTATAGTCTTCTAGTCGGTGTTCATTTTAGAAGTTCCAGAGAGATGCCTTTACCTGAAG GTGGTGATGCTGACATCCAAAGAGAATCAACATTGAGGCTTTCCAGAGACATGGATCAGTTTCTTGGTGATCAAAACAG GCGGGCAAAGATTCGAATAGGTCTGAATACACCAGCTAGGGCTGAACTGACAGTCAGGAAGAGTGAGAGTGACTCTCAGCTCATTGGAGAACCTACAGGGGAGTTCTATGATGTAATCTTGTTTTTTGGCATCATAGACATATTGCAAGACTACGATATAAGCAAAAAGCTAGAGCATGCATACAAGTCTATTCAACATGATCCGACCTCGATATCGGCTGTAGATCCGAAACAGTACTCAAAACGCTTCCGTGATTTCATATACAGAGCTTTTACCGAAGACGCCTAA
- the LOC103978621 gene encoding glyoxylase I 4-like, producing MATAETHADDPRVYLTLSSNVLRVLVTIVTYVATKKKDAAADMETSQGKEEPQQLHKEKEEDRPQNHDSSTNRPMPLMALNHVSRLCRSVEASVEFYTAVLGFVPTGRPPTLDFNGAWLFNYGVGIHLVQEEDGGDIPDASLDRLDPMDNHISFQCEDMGAMEQRLKDLGVKYLRRTINEEEGSPIDQLFFNDPDGFMIEICNCENLELVPAGSLGRVHDPRAQNESLGSDLGNHALVTEERGPLDR from the exons ATGGCGACAGCTGAGACTCATGCAGACGATCCACGTGTCTATCTAACGTTATCTTCAAATGTCTTACGTGTTCTCGTCACCATCGTCACATACGTAGCCACAAAGAAGAAGGACGCCGCCGCGGACATGGAGACTTCGCAAGGAAAAGAAGAGCCGCAACAGCTGcacaaagagaaggaagaggacagGCCCCAGAACCATGACAGCAGTACTAATCGGCCAATGCCTCTCATGGCGCTCAATCACGTCTCCAGGCTGTGCAGATCGGTGGAAGCCTCCGTCGAGTTCTACACCGCCGTGCTTGGCTTCGTCCCCACCGGTCGCCCTCCCACCCTCGACTTCAACGGCGCATG GCTGTTCAATTACGGCGTGGGAATTCACCTGGTGCAGGAGGAGGACGGAGGTGACATCCCCGATGCGTCCCTTGACCGTCTCGATCCGATGGACAACCACATCTCTTTTCAG TGCGAGGACATGGGGGCGATGGAGCAGAGGCTGAAGGATCTGGGCGTGAAGTACCTGAGGAGGACCATCAACGAGGAAGAAGGGTCGCCGATCGACCAGCTGTTCTTTAACGATCCCGATGGGTTCATGATCGAGATCTGCAACTGCGAGAACCTGGAACTCGTCCCTGCAGGATCACTGGGGCGAGTCCACGACCCCCGCGCTCAAAATGAATCGCTCGGATCAGACCTCGGAAATCACGCGCTCGTTACGGAAGAACGTGGACCGTTAGATCGATGA
- the LOC135607801 gene encoding E3 ubiquitin-protein ligase GW2-like, translating to MGNKIGRRRQVVDEKYTRPQGLYHHRDIDEKKLRKLILESKLAPCYPGGDECALDLEECPICFLNYPSLNRSRCCMKGICTECFLQMKPPHATRPTECPFCKTLNYAVEYRGVKTKEEKGLEEVEEQKFIEAQIRMQQQEIQDEAERLKKRKDISSPIRIMNDAEVEYCDIVPSLRCTTQINDFVSSQASCSVPAGMLPSHCRQNRADNFDRDLDDIMVMEAIWLSIQEHGHQGYPVYLGSIFPGPSFSEECYSSHGIAPPEVSPYSGLACAASALNEHQHIYVESSANISSSATSMLDMLHQSGSLGNMRFMQNNPSSYWNEIPPDSGREVLREELGECSTDHWSDMSEAGTSYAGSDVMVDPRTAVIPFPSGAIMTPGHFAPENFEEQMILAMSVSLADTRARMPTQGLTWL from the exons ATGGGGAATAAGATAGGGAGGAGGAGGCAGGTGGTGGACGAGAAGTACACAAGGCCGCAGGGATTGTACCACCACCGCGACATTGATGAAAAGAAACTGAGGAAGCTCATTCTGGAGTCCAAGTTGGCGCCGTGCTACCCTGGAGGCGATGAATGCGCTCTCGATCTTGAAGAGTGTCCCATTTGTTTTCTA AATTATCCGAGTCTTAATCGATCGAGGTGTTGCATGAAAGGCATATGCACGG AGTGTTTCCTTCAGATGAAACCACCTCATGCAACTCGCCCTACAGA GTGCCCCTTTTGCAAAACTTTAAATTATGCTGTTGAGTACCGTGGTGTGAAGACAAAAGAAGAGAAGGGATTGGAAGAAGTT GAAGAGCAGAAGTTCATTGAAGCACAAATAAGGATGCAACAACAAGAAATTCAGGATGAAGCAGAAAGgctgaagaaaagaaaagatataagTTCTCCGATTAGAATAATGAATGACGCAGAAGTGGAGTATTGTGACATAG TTCCGTCTCTGAGATGCACAACACAAATAAATGATTTTGTTTCATCTCAAGCTTCATGCTCGGTGCCGGCAGGCATGCTGCCTTCACACTGTAGACAGAACAG AGCTGACAATTTTGACCGTGATCTTGATGACATTATGGTCATGGAAGCTATCTGGCTTTCTATTCAG GAGCATGGTCATCAAGGATATCCAGTCTATCTCGGAAGTATTTTCCCAGGACCATCCTTTTCAGAAGAATGTTACAGTTCCCATGGAATAGCTCCTCCAGAAGTGTCACCCTATAGTGGGTTAGCTTGTGCAGCTTCAGCTCTAAATGAGCACCAGCATATTTATGTGGAGTCTAGTGCTAATATATCCAGTAGTGCCACCTCAATGTTGGACATGCTTCATCAATCAGGCAGTTTAGGAAACATGAGGTTTATGCAGAATAATCCTTCAAGTTACTGGAATGAGATACCACCAGATAGCGGAAGGGAAGTACTGAGGGAAGAGCTTGGTGAGTGTTCGACTGATCATTGGTCAGACATGTCTGAGGCAGGGACCAGCTATGCTGGTTCAGATGTTATGGTAGATCCACGGACTGCAGTGATTCCATTCCCAAGTGGTGCTATCATGACTCCGGGACATTTCGCTCCCGAGAACTTTGAAGAGCAAATGATTCTTGCCATGTCGGTGTCATTAGCTGACACTCGAGCAAGGATGCCTACCCAAGGACTGACATGGCTGTAA
- the LOC135607802 gene encoding ubiquitin C-terminal hydrolase 15-like, translating into MLQPREADIPALFIFLVLIPLFTYILLGRWNEAAKKKARISILAQLAAEEAFQVEAMASASVLQVLPSSRTGFHECTRCFAPATTRCSRCKSVRYCSGKCQIIHWRQGHKHECQQWHDSSLDVLAGLPLKDTVRHKPILNNSKSSYLCNGIEEPLHYNIQNDMDDPSFVSTDTSEDSETGRKSSGMGVVNKSKKDKSYGDDYTACAFDQDHDHDACAQALLTNHFTEISSEDAPKGSKLANRNSTASPCQIHMNQETNISSNARSPMVQHNKSVAETRKGLEQSGSTATSSRLHSDKHVISECQNGANISPEKADCSESGFSSSNEKFHVSYPDEHYSAKESIMYRKPPYTLGHTASSSQKLAENMSRGYHSQSLGKICDKENGSGIRQKNISSNIHIRGLSGNASIEGMMASSKKNPKALKRNLILLLNDNKKNKVCQMLFPYEDLVKFFQCEEWRISPRGLLNCGNSCYANAVLQCLTGTKPLMVYLLQRSHSRTCCVKEWCLMCELEQHVSMLKEGGGPLSASKILLNMRNIGCRMGGGNQEDAHEFLRLLVMSMQSVCLEGLGGEKEVDPRLQDTTLIQQIFGGRLKSKVKCLRCHLESEIYESIMDLTLEIHGRVESLEDALTQFTAPEDLDGENMYRCGRCLAYVKARKQLSLHEVPNILTIVLKRFQTGKYGKINKCVTFPEMLDMIPFVTGTADNPPLYLLYAVVVHVDTLNASFSGHYISYVKDLEGTWFRIDDSEVQAVPPNQVMSEGAYMLFYARSFPRPPQAHTEKKLSHPPTFARRSVVKSQKSSKHGQQRQDGSLHASENLVNPRNHMGKEHGEDTTDQAADHISRPSSRNSLPDGTYPDTSSMEFSDATSSDWHLFTSSDDSSFTTESTRDSFSTADYGDNTSIDTISSIFNPFYAPSYVHGNAVSCTKFPPCRPQTRFFMDSTSGSLVANSAIRRCT; encoded by the exons ATGCTTCAGCCAAGGGAAGCTGACATACCTGCACTTTTCATTTTCCTGGTCTTGATTCCACTTTTCACTTATATCTTACTTGGGAGATGGAACGAGGCGGCTAAGAAGAAGGCTAGGATAAGTATACTTGCTCAGCTTGCTGCTGAAGAAGCTTTCCAAGTAGAAGCAATGGCATCTGCCAGTGTCCTTCAAGTTTTGCCATCTTCAAGAACTGGCTTTCATGAATGCACTAGATGCTTTGCCCCTGCTACAACACGCTGCTCCAGATGCAAGTCGGTCAGATACTG TTCTGGAAAGTGCCAAATAATTCACTGGAGGCAGGGGCATAAGCATGAATGTCAACAATGGCATGATAGTTCCTTGGATGTTTTGGCTGGCCTACCTCTTAAAGATACAGTTCGGCACAAGCCTATCttgaataactcaaaatcatcttACCTTTGCAATGGTATTGAAGAGCCCCTGCATTACAATATTCAAAATGACATGGATGATCCTTCCTTTGTTAGCACTGACACATCCGAAGATTCAGAGACTGGAAGGAAGTCATCAGGAATGGGTGTTGTTAATAAATcaaaaaaagataaatcttatGGTGATGATTACACTGCATGTGCATTTGATCAAGACCATGACCATGATGCTTGTGCTCAAGCCTTGTTGACCAACCATTTTACTGAGATTTCTTCAGAGGATGCTCCTAAAGGATCTAAG TTAGCAAATCGAAACTCTACTGCTTCGCCCTGTCAAATCCATATGAATCAAGAGACCAACATCTCATCTAATGCCAGAAGTCCGATGGTCCAGCACAATAAATCAGTTGCCGAAACAAGAAAGGGACTGGAACAAAGTGGTTCCACTGCAACATCATCTCGGTTACATTCGGATAAACATGTGATAAGTGAATGCCAAAATGGTGCAAATATCAGTCCAGAGAAAGCAGATTGTTCTGAGTCTGGTTTTTCTTCTTCTAATGAAAAATTTCATGTCAGTTACCCTGATGAACACTATTCAGCCAAAGAAAGCATAATGTACAGGAAACCCCCCTACACTCTTGGGCACACAGCTTCCTCGTCACAGAAGTTAGCGGAGAACATGTCGAGAGGGTACCACTCTCAAAGTTTAGGAAAAATTTGTGACAAGGAAAATGGATCTG GAATCCGACAAAAGAATATATCCTCAAACATCCACATACGGGGCCTCAGTGGGAATGCAAGCATTGAAGGGATGATGGCAAGCTCAAAGAAGAATCCAAAAGCGCTCAAACGGAATCTTATTTTATTGTTGAATGACAATAAGAAGAACAAG GTTTGTCAAATGTTATTTCCTTACGAAGATCTTGTTAAGTTTTTCCAATGTGAAGAGTGGCGGATATCTCCTAGGGGGCTTCTTAATTGTGGAAATAG TTGCTATGCTAATGCTGTTTTGCAATGTCTGACTGGCACCAAACCTCTCATGGTCTACCTACTTCAGAGATCACATTCAAGAACCT GTTGTGTCAAGGAGTGGTGCCTCATGTGTGAACTCGAGCAACATGTTTCAATGTTGAAGGAAGGAGGTGGTCCTTTGTCTGCCAGTAAGATCCTTTTGAACATGAGAAATATTGGGTGTCGCATGGGTGGTGGAAACCAAGAGGATGCACATGAATTTCTCAG GCTTCTAGTTATGTCCATGCAATCTGTGTGCCTTGAAGGACTGGGTGGTGAGAAGGAAGTTGATCCAAGGTTGCAAGATACAACACTTATACAACAGATATTTGGTGGTCGCCTCAAATCAAAG GTCAAGTGCCTAAGATGTCATCTTGAGTCTGAAATATATGAGAGCATTATGGATCTTACACTGGAGATACATGGCCGGGTTGAATCACTGGAAGATGCTCTCACACAATTTACTGCTCCGGAGGATTTAGATGGGGAGAATATGTACAGATGTGGAAG GTGTTTGGCATATGTTAaagccaggaagcagttgagtttACATGAGGTCCCCAACATACTAACTATAGTTTTGAAGAGGTTCCAG ACAGGGAAGTATGGCAAAATCAATAAGTGTGTTACCTTCCCTGAGATGCTGGACATGATTCCTTTTGTGACTGGGACTGCTGACAACCCTCCCCTTTACCTGTTGTATGCGGTTGTTGTGCACGTGGATACACTGAATGCATCATTTTCAGGGCATTATATTTCATATGTTAAAGATCTGGAAGGAACATGGTTCAGAATTGATGATTCTGAG GTGCAAGCAGTACCACCGAATCAAGTGATGTCGGAAGGTGCATACATGCTTTTCTACGCGAG ATCTTTTCCACGGCCCCCTCAAGCTCATACCGAGAAAAAATTATCACATCCTCCAACTTTTGCAAGGCGGAGTGTGGTCAAGAGCCAGAAATCTTCAAAACATGGGCAACAAAGACAAGATGGAAGCTTACATGCCTCAGAAAATTTGGTGAACCCTAGAAATCATATGGGAAAGGAACATGGTGAAGATACCACGGACCAAGCTGCTGATCACATCTCAAGGCCTTCAAGTAGAAACAGCCTGCCGGATGGAACATATCCAGATACGTCGAGCATGGAATTTTCTGATGCTACATCTAGCGATTGGCATCTTTTCACAAGTTCCGACGATTCATCATTCACCACCGAGAGTACCAGAGATTCATTTAGCACTGCCGATTATGGAGACAATACTAGCATCGACACTATTTCCTCTATATTCAACCCCTTCTATGCACCAAGTTATGTTCATGGCAATGCGGTTTCGTGCACAAAATTCCCACCTTGTAGGCCACAGACAAGATTCTTCATGGATAGCACAAGTGGATCCTTAGTTGCCAACTCAGCAATTCGGCGGTGTACATAA